The Cyclobacteriaceae bacterium DNA segment GTTGCGCTGCACGAATTCCAAAACCTGCATGCGCAATACAAGGAAGAAATTCACCAGTTTGTGATGGGACATTTCTTTCAATCCTATTCGTTTGACCTGGACAAGACCATTTACTTTTTTACCTCGGGCCGTTACGAGTATAAGAACAAAGGATTTGATTTAACCCTTCAGGCACTGCGCTTACTCAACGAACGCTTGAAGAAAGACCAGGTTGATGTAACAGTGGTGATGTTTTTTGTAACCAAGCGGGATTACTACAGCATTAAACCAGAAGTACTGCAATCGCGTGGGGTGATGGAAGAAGTGCGGCAAACGTGTGATGCGATTCAAAAACAAGTGGGCAGGCGACTGTTTTACGCCAGCACCACCAGTCAGGATAACCGGTTGCCCAACTTAAATGATTTTGTGGACGAATACTGGAAGCTGCGCTACCGCAGAACGATACAATCGTGGAAGAGCAATAAACCACCGCTGGTGTACACGCACAAACTGGTAGATGAACAAGGCGATGAGATTTTACAATATGTACATCAGCACAATTTGTTAAACCATCAGTCGGACAAAGTTAAGATTGTGTACCACCCCGATTTTATCAACACTTCTAATCCGTTGTTCGGTATTGAATACAGCCAGTTTGTTCGCGGTTGTCATTTAGGGATTTTCCCGAGTTATTATGAGCCGTGGGGGTATACCCCGTTGGAGTGTATGGCCAGTGGTGTGCCGGCTGTTACCAGCGATTTATCCGGCTTTGGCGATTATATTCTGCGCCACTCCACCGATCCAGCACAATACGGGTTGTACGTAATTGAACGCGGCAAGCGAACCTTTGAGTGGTCGGCCAACCAATTGGCAGATGCGTTGTATGCTTTTTTAAAACAGACCAGGCGCGAGCGCATCATGCAGCGTAACAATGTGGAGAACCACTCAGCCGAGTTCGACTGGCAGAATCTGATTAAGCATTACCGGGATGCGTATGTGAAGGTGATAGATGAGACGGGGTGATTACTTGTTATGGATGATTCGCCAGAGATAAACAAACCGTGTTGGGCAACGCGGTTTTGCTAAATCTTTAATTTCCTGGGGTCTTGTCTTGGATCGAACAACGTCACTATTCTAATCGTGTCTGTGGATGTCTCGTAGTAAATTACTGTATGTTTTGTCAGTACAGATCGCCTTACATTCCTTCTCTTTTTAGTCTTAGGAAAAAGTCTTGGGTTGATGGAAATTAATTCGAGTCGCTTATCTAGTTTTCGTACAAAATTCTTGACTTCCTTTTCTGTCCATTTGTATAGAAGATAGTCTATGATGTTTTGCAGGTCGAATATCGCCCTTTCCGTCCATTGAATCCTATAGCCACTTCTCATAGAGTTTTCTAACTTCTTTATGCGGTTTTAGTCTGCCAGCTTTAATATCTGCTAACCCTTTTTCAATCGCATTTTTTTCTTCGTCTGAAATCTGATCCCACCAGTCTGTTTTGGAACGGCTGTCCTTTAACATTTTGAGTCTTTCTATTGAGGTCTCGTCCTTTAAAGTTGTCACCCACTTGATAATTTCAAGCTTGTCTTTTTCGATATTCATTTCATGCACTTTAGCTTTCATAGTCCCTAATTTAAAGACTTTTTGCCTGCCATACCATATTTCAGAGTAGTTCCATCTCCAAAATAGGGTAGGGCTTCCCTAAGCTATCAACCTCCAGGCGTTTGATTACGGTATATCCAAGTTTCTCATA contains these protein-coding regions:
- a CDS encoding glycosyltransferase, producing MPKRKQAETSDFPKATVLEVAWEVCNQVGGIYTVIRSKVPAMMEHKNGPYCLIGPYLSKNILAEIEPLENLSDAFGLAVQHLREQGIEAYYAEWLVTGRPKVILLNPDSLTTDQVREIRYTWWKDFGIGMPENNELINRVVAFSYLTSLFIETFIQFADKEEPIIAHFHEWMAGLPILDIKKKKLPVRTIFTTHATQLGRHLAINSPQFYAHLPFFKWETEAKKFGIETEARIEFNCANHADVLTTVSDVTARECKHLLKRIPEVILPNGLNIERFVALHEFQNLHAQYKEEIHQFVMGHFFQSYSFDLDKTIYFFTSGRYEYKNKGFDLTLQALRLLNERLKKDQVDVTVVMFFVTKRDYYSIKPEVLQSRGVMEEVRQTCDAIQKQVGRRLFYASTTSQDNRLPNLNDFVDEYWKLRYRRTIQSWKSNKPPLVYTHKLVDEQGDEILQYVHQHNLLNHQSDKVKIVYHPDFINTSNPLFGIEYSQFVRGCHLGIFPSYYEPWGYTPLECMASGVPAVTSDLSGFGDYILRHSTDPAQYGLYVIERGKRTFEWSANQLADALYAFLKQTRRERIMQRNNVENHSAEFDWQNLIKHYRDAYVKVIDETG